A region of bacterium DNA encodes the following proteins:
- the rpsT gene encoding 30S ribosomal protein S20, with product MPNHKSAEERVRRNERDNSKNRHYKSLLKTSLKAVTSAKDKKAATESLNAFVSLVDKMVVKGILHRNKAANTKSKVAKKVQAMA from the coding sequence ATGCCTAATCACAAGTCGGCTGAAGAACGTGTCCGTCGCAATGAGCGCGACAATAGTAAAAACCGTCACTATAAAAGCTTGTTGAAAACGTCTTTAAAAGCGGTTACTTCGGCGAAAGATAAAAAAGCCGCAACGGAAAGTTTGAATGCTTTCGTGAGTTTGGTAGATAAGATGGTTGTAAAAGGTATCCTGCACCGCAATAAAGCAGCCAATACCAAATCAAAAGTTGCCAAAAAAGTTCAAGCAATGGCTTAA
- a CDS encoding methyl-accepting chemotaxis protein: protein MIRNIAERLSFQHFFNTNRATYFPSAFAYSRLTHAAGLCLFLAFSSLFTRDSIHPVIDTPVILGFMAYLGLTFLIHRKMLYTAHKAISLKKPSRTQFEKAGRDLIEFPRQLFIIEFVLFSVCTVLPSMIWGSSNELTNDIFIAVIFTIALDYLVMERYVTPPLMALRHEGFPIDLSQTLSIKHKILMVCLLATAVLAVNAWSKAEFHHERLQILIIQKPAKLPLLTDHEIRRFSGDLLLSTLGICAAFSLIVWLMVYRFTGALSRLEKTLGAVHQGQFGEVTVSLTPDETGLLNNRLDDVVQMIQDKINQLQTHSSEMHAASNLMADISSEQNQSLVRQSASVTQTSSTLNELLESSKQISESASSVVNFAEDTEKHATNGLTNMNNTVQLMSAVREQNHVSVSDIIQLSEAIQEIEQVLNLIISIADETNLIALNAAIEASSAGEYGKRFKVVANEVRGLSDRVTKSIHSIKMLTETIQDATSRLVVASQENSEKVEDTYQSAQMTYQYFREISEWAKKSADAAKQIYIAIQQQRMANQQISVSFTDISNDIVELAAASERYKQYAGTLKKFSSSMESVMAYFNIQSNDNGLLK, encoded by the coding sequence ATGATACGGAATATCGCCGAACGTTTATCCTTTCAGCATTTTTTTAATACAAACCGTGCGACGTATTTTCCTTCGGCGTTTGCATATTCCCGCCTGACGCATGCGGCAGGTTTATGCTTGTTTTTAGCTTTCTCCTCTTTATTCACAAGAGATTCAATCCATCCGGTCATTGACACACCGGTTATTCTGGGATTTATGGCTTACCTCGGGTTGACGTTCTTGATTCACCGGAAAATGCTTTATACTGCACACAAAGCGATCTCATTAAAAAAACCTTCTCGTACTCAATTCGAAAAAGCTGGACGCGATCTGATTGAATTTCCCCGACAATTGTTTATTATTGAATTCGTATTGTTTTCGGTATGTACCGTTTTACCGTCGATGATATGGGGATCATCCAATGAACTAACCAACGATATATTTATTGCCGTTATTTTTACGATTGCGTTAGATTATCTGGTGATGGAACGTTACGTAACGCCGCCACTGATGGCATTGCGACATGAAGGATTCCCTATTGACCTATCACAAACGCTTTCGATCAAACATAAAATCCTCATGGTTTGTTTGCTGGCAACAGCCGTTTTAGCGGTCAACGCCTGGTCAAAAGCGGAGTTTCACCATGAACGGCTGCAAATTTTGATCATCCAGAAACCGGCAAAATTACCGCTGCTAACCGACCATGAAATTCGCCGGTTTTCGGGAGATCTGTTACTCAGTACGCTTGGAATCTGCGCAGCTTTTTCACTGATCGTTTGGTTGATGGTGTACCGTTTTACGGGCGCTTTGTCGCGATTAGAAAAAACATTGGGCGCCGTCCATCAGGGACAATTCGGTGAAGTAACTGTTTCACTCACACCCGACGAAACCGGCTTGCTGAATAACCGGCTGGATGATGTCGTACAAATGATTCAGGATAAAATTAACCAATTGCAAACCCACAGCAGTGAAATGCACGCCGCATCCAATCTCATGGCGGATATTTCCTCCGAACAAAATCAATCGCTGGTTCGCCAATCGGCGTCGGTTACACAGACTTCTTCAACATTGAATGAACTTTTGGAATCGTCGAAACAAATCTCCGAAAGCGCCAGTTCGGTCGTCAACTTTGCAGAAGACACTGAAAAACACGCTACCAACGGTTTGACGAATATGAACAATACGGTTCAACTAATGTCGGCTGTCCGCGAGCAGAATCACGTCAGCGTATCGGACATTATTCAACTGAGTGAAGCAATTCAGGAAATCGAGCAAGTATTGAATCTGATTATCAGTATTGCCGACGAAACGAATCTTATCGCATTGAATGCGGCTATCGAAGCAAGTTCAGCCGGCGAATATGGCAAGCGCTTCAAAGTCGTCGCCAACGAAGTACGCGGATTGTCAGACCGCGTGACCAAATCGATTCATAGTATCAAGATGTTGACGGAAACAATTCAGGATGCCACATCGCGTTTGGTCGTTGCGTCACAAGAAAACTCCGAAAAAGTTGAAGACACGTATCAATCCGCTCAGATGACATACCAGTATTTTAGGGAAATTTCCGAGTGGGCAAAAAAATCAGCCGACGCCGCAAAACAAATTTACATCGCGATCCAGCAACAACGTATGGCCAATCAGCAAATTTCCGTTTCTTTTACCGATATTTCCAATGACATCGTTGAACTGGCCGCCGCCAGCGAACGTTATAAACAATACGCCGGTACGTTGAAAAAATTTTCGTCCAGTATGGAATCAGTCATGGCGTATTTTAATATTCAATCCAACGATAACGGCCTGCTCAAATGA
- a CDS encoding UDP-N-acetylmuramoyl-L-alanyl-D-glutamate--2,6-diaminopimelate ligase, translating into MNRLLSELIASQPLVITIKGPTDVAVAGFNSDSRFIRPQEMFFAITGEQRDGNAFIENALAKGASVIVSQHMPQLIRPNIAYIHVSDIHQFMAETAIKFYQTDTINMTMIGVTGTNGKTTIATMIHHLLTSFSQSSVFIGTTGIYVAGTYYPTDYTTPPAFEIHRIIREGYDRGAKFLVMEVSSHALKLKRVWGMAFDAAIFTNLTHEHRELHPTMDDYFQAKSQLFDMIKPTGFMVINTDDPYGGKIFQRGKALRRISFDYGKAADTFKLTGSQFDPTTRLQKVQITYERSQLILQTRLIGEYNAYNMLAVYATMIRLGFDSKKILSELPILPGVDGRFEWLDADNFSVVIDFAHTPDGLEKLLTAVDSIRGNGRIITIFGCPGSRDPSKRPLMGAIASRLSDLVIVTTDDVHFEEPTAIIRDIIAGMTTDRYKVIEDRRLAIAEGIKTAQAGDIVVIAGRGHERFQYIKDEKKPFVDKEVLKEEAAKLQLAIN; encoded by the coding sequence ATGAACCGCCTGCTCTCCGAATTAATTGCTTCCCAACCGCTTGTCATTACTATCAAAGGTCCAACGGACGTTGCCGTCGCCGGATTCAATAGCGATTCACGATTCATTCGCCCTCAAGAAATGTTTTTTGCAATAACCGGCGAACAGCGTGACGGTAATGCATTTATCGAAAATGCGCTCGCCAAAGGGGCTTCGGTCATTGTCTCGCAACACATGCCTCAGCTGATTCGGCCAAACATTGCTTACATCCATGTCAGCGATATCCATCAATTTATGGCCGAAACGGCCATAAAATTTTATCAAACCGATACTATCAACATGACGATGATCGGCGTGACCGGCACCAATGGCAAAACAACTATTGCCACCATGATTCACCATCTTTTAACATCCTTTTCGCAATCGTCCGTCTTCATCGGTACAACAGGAATTTATGTCGCCGGTACTTATTATCCGACGGATTACACGACTCCGCCGGCATTCGAAATTCATCGAATTATCCGGGAAGGTTATGATCGCGGTGCAAAATTTTTAGTCATGGAAGTATCGTCGCATGCTCTCAAACTCAAACGCGTCTGGGGAATGGCTTTCGATGCTGCGATTTTTACCAACCTGACACACGAACACCGCGAATTACATCCGACGATGGATGATTATTTTCAGGCCAAATCGCAACTATTCGATATGATCAAACCCACCGGCTTTATGGTGATTAATACTGACGATCCTTACGGCGGAAAAATTTTTCAGCGCGGCAAAGCTCTGCGACGGATATCGTTTGATTACGGAAAAGCAGCCGACACTTTTAAATTGACAGGATCGCAATTCGATCCGACAACCCGTCTTCAAAAAGTTCAAATAACGTACGAACGCTCACAGTTGATTCTTCAAACGCGTTTGATCGGCGAATACAACGCGTATAACATGTTGGCGGTTTATGCGACCATGATACGCCTTGGCTTTGATTCGAAAAAAATCCTGTCCGAACTTCCCATATTGCCGGGTGTTGACGGGCGATTTGAGTGGCTGGACGCCGACAATTTCAGTGTCGTTATCGATTTTGCTCACACTCCTGACGGCCTTGAAAAACTGTTGACCGCCGTAGACTCCATTCGGGGCAATGGCCGGATCATTACGATTTTTGGTTGCCCCGGCAGCCGCGATCCTTCCAAACGTCCGTTAATGGGAGCTATTGCATCGCGATTATCGGATTTGGTTATTGTCACAACCGATGATGTTCACTTTGAAGAGCCCACCGCAATTATTCGGGACATCATTGCAGGTATGACAACGGATCGTTATAAGGTGATCGAAGACCGGAGATTAGCAATAGCGGAAGGGATAAAAACAGCACAGGCCGGAGACATTGTGGTTATTGCAGGAAGAGGACACGAACGATTTCAATATATCAAGGATGAAAAGAAACCATTCGTCGATAAAGAAGTTTTAAAAGAAGAGGCCGCAAAACTTCAATTGGCCATAAACTAA